TCGGCACAAAATTTAGCTCGTCGGGCAAAAATCCTCCGTCATCCTCGGATGGCAGGAGCAACCCGAACCATAGAATCACGAGCAGATTATGAACAAAGTCCCAGAGAAAGTTGAAATCTTTACCGATGGCGCCTGCCGCGGTAATCCAGGCCCCGGTGGATGGGGTGCGTTAATGCGGTATCAGGGAAAAGAGAGCAATTTGTTCGGCGGTGAAGCAGCCACCACCAATAACCGTATGGAGTTGATGGCAGCGATTGAAGGCTTGCGGGCATTAAAACGTCCCTGCGAGGTGGCTATAACCACGGATTCCCAATACGTGCGGCTCGGGATCACTGAGTGGATGGTGAACTGGAAAAAGCGTGGTTGGAAAACAGCGGCTAAAAAACCGGTTAAAAACGCTGACTTATGGCAGCAACTAGATGCTGCGACCCAAGGGCATAATATTGAATGGCACTGGGTGAAAGGGCATAGCGGCCACCGTGAAAACGATATTGCCGATATGCTCGCCAATCGCGGCATTGATGAATTAGAGAAAGCCTGATGCGACAAATAGTACTGGATACCGAAACCACCGGCCTAGATCATGCTTCCGGACATC
This portion of the Zhongshania sp. R06B22 genome encodes:
- the rnhA gene encoding ribonuclease HI, translated to MNKVPEKVEIFTDGACRGNPGPGGWGALMRYQGKESNLFGGEAATTNNRMELMAAIEGLRALKRPCEVAITTDSQYVRLGITEWMVNWKKRGWKTAAKKPVKNADLWQQLDAATQGHNIEWHWVKGHSGHRENDIADMLANRGIDELEKA